In Pirellulales bacterium, a single window of DNA contains:
- a CDS encoding NIPSNAP family protein — protein sequence MSRLIIVLATVVGIAAICHSLRAVEPAAAPEKAKAKGAGRVYGEWRIRVRPDKGKEYAGLIESKGLPLFRGAGGRMVGWWTTLIGDLYEQVTIWEYDDMAAFEAAAQKLGGDPRFAAFVSERDPLLAGEENRFLYMTDFARRPALPEPSKVMIHELHRIPLSRREAYLQYMRTDGLALLERNGFRPAGPWLANVGRLREVCYLFRFDSLREREELIAKFAGTADAKAYGDKINEFAEEVSTRVLLPAPFAHPTTGARP from the coding sequence ATGTCACGCCTCATTATTGTTCTGGCAACCGTCGTCGGCATCGCCGCGATTTGCCATTCCCTGCGGGCCGTCGAGCCAGCAGCGGCACCCGAGAAGGCCAAGGCAAAAGGCGCGGGACGCGTTTACGGCGAGTGGCGCATTCGCGTACGGCCCGACAAAGGAAAAGAGTACGCAGGGCTGATCGAAAGCAAGGGCTTGCCGCTGTTTCGTGGGGCCGGCGGCCGCATGGTCGGCTGGTGGACCACCTTGATCGGCGACTTGTACGAGCAGGTCACGATTTGGGAATACGACGACATGGCCGCTTTCGAGGCCGCCGCGCAAAAGCTGGGCGGCGATCCGCGCTTTGCCGCGTTCGTCAGCGAGCGCGATCCGTTGCTCGCCGGAGAAGAGAACCGATTTCTGTACATGACGGACTTTGCGCGACGGCCGGCGCTACCTGAGCCGAGCAAGGTCATGATCCACGAGTTGCACCGCATTCCTTTGTCGCGCCGCGAGGCGTATTTGCAATACATGCGGACCGACGGGCTGGCCTTGCTCGAACGAAACGGCTTTCGCCCGGCCGGCCCGTGGCTGGCAAACGTCGGTCGCTTGCGCGAGGTCTGCTATTTGTTCCGCTTCGACAGCCTGCGCGAGCGCGAAGAATTGATCGCGAAGTTCGCAGGCACGGCCGATGCCAAGGCCTATGGCGACAAGATCAACGAGTTTGCCGAAGAGGTTTCGACCCGCGTGCTGTTGCCGGCCCCGTTCGCCCACCCGACGACAGGCGCGCGACCATGA